A stretch of Jatrophihabitans sp. DNA encodes these proteins:
- a CDS encoding TIGR00730 family Rossman fold protein, translating to MSAIHAKRNSIGVFCGSRAGTRPQYVKAAQDLGATMARRGANLVYGAGGSGIMGMVASAARDNGALVTGVIPHQLLEQERRDKAVGQIFVVNSMHARKLLMYQLSGAFVILPGGFGTFDELMEVVTWNQLGFHSKPVVVVNVEGFFDPLLTMLDRMRDEGFAADNHRDIVQAASSPAAALDALAVQPANRPAQVAEQRLAG from the coding sequence TTGTCTGCTATTCATGCCAAGCGCAACAGCATTGGTGTCTTCTGCGGCTCCCGGGCCGGCACGCGGCCGCAATATGTCAAGGCTGCGCAGGATCTAGGCGCCACTATGGCCCGCCGAGGCGCGAACCTCGTCTACGGCGCAGGCGGCAGTGGAATCATGGGCATGGTGGCCAGCGCCGCCCGTGACAATGGAGCGCTGGTCACCGGTGTGATTCCGCACCAATTACTTGAGCAGGAGCGTCGGGACAAAGCTGTTGGCCAAATCTTCGTGGTCAATTCAATGCATGCGCGGAAATTACTCATGTATCAACTCTCGGGCGCGTTCGTCATCTTGCCCGGTGGTTTCGGCACGTTCGATGAATTGATGGAGGTGGTCACGTGGAATCAGCTGGGATTCCACAGCAAGCCCGTGGTGGTGGTCAATGTCGAAGGGTTTTTCGACCCATTACTCACGATGCTCGATCGAATGCGGGACGAGGGCTTCGCCGCCGATAATCACCGCGATATCGTGCAGGCCGCGTCGAGTCCGGCTGCCGCGCTCGACGCGCTCGCCGTGCAACCGGCCAACCGGCCCGCGCAGGTGGCCGAGCAGCGGCTCGCCGGATGA